A genomic window from Trueperella bialowiezensis includes:
- a CDS encoding MFS transporter translates to MNNLIEQLRAVLRYPKYRKLLAVRLVSQAGDGMFQVGLATLFFFNPQNATTAGDVAVAFAVLLLPFTVVGPFAGPLLDRWSRRNVLHYANLVRAGLTVVLAVLVYFSHWLVYVLALVTLGVNRFLLSGLSAGQPHTLPKHLLVMANSITPTLGSVSAAVGAAAGLVLNFASEGLRNTIALLLAAVLFTVAALLALRLGEWELGPDEKPTTSLSDDFRRVLGQMGEAVGYLTRRGTPMYGLGIMAIHRFLYAVNFIALLLISRNLLSDPLDAEAGLATFALVGGISIIGNGLAIVLTPTMYKWVSPPQWIMVCLGLSVVSQALLIVTYRAPLIFVSAVLLGLGVQGAKIAVDTIVQADTADAYRGRAFALYDMMYNAAFVGAAFLAALTLPDTGWSPAVFAGLTVAYVLAAAWYWRKMKAIDFEPRGV, encoded by the coding sequence GTGAATAATCTGATTGAGCAGCTGCGGGCTGTTCTGCGGTATCCCAAGTATCGCAAGCTGCTGGCCGTGCGCCTGGTGTCGCAGGCTGGCGATGGCATGTTCCAGGTGGGGCTGGCCACGCTGTTTTTCTTTAATCCGCAAAACGCGACGACGGCCGGAGATGTGGCTGTGGCGTTCGCCGTCTTGCTGTTGCCGTTCACGGTGGTGGGGCCGTTTGCGGGGCCTTTGTTAGACCGGTGGAGCCGGCGGAACGTGTTGCATTATGCGAATTTGGTTCGTGCCGGGCTCACCGTGGTGCTTGCGGTGCTCGTGTATTTTTCGCACTGGTTGGTGTACGTGTTGGCGTTGGTGACGTTGGGCGTGAACAGGTTCTTGCTGTCTGGCCTGTCGGCTGGTCAGCCGCATACGTTGCCGAAGCACTTGTTGGTGATGGCGAATTCGATTACTCCGACGTTGGGTTCGGTGTCGGCGGCCGTGGGCGCGGCGGCTGGCTTAGTACTGAATTTCGCGAGCGAGGGCCTGCGTAACACGATTGCGTTGTTGTTGGCGGCGGTGCTGTTTACGGTTGCTGCCTTGTTGGCGTTGCGGCTGGGCGAGTGGGAGTTGGGCCCGGATGAGAAGCCGACGACGTCGTTGAGCGACGATTTTCGCCGCGTGCTTGGCCAGATGGGTGAAGCTGTAGGTTATTTGACCCGGCGCGGAACGCCTATGTATGGGCTGGGGATTATGGCGATTCACCGGTTTTTGTATGCGGTGAACTTTATTGCCTTGTTGTTGATTTCTCGTAATCTGCTGTCGGATCCGTTGGATGCTGAGGCTGGCTTGGCGACGTTTGCGCTGGTGGGCGGGATTTCGATCATCGGGAACGGCTTGGCGATCGTGTTGACGCCGACGATGTATAAGTGGGTTTCTCCGCCGCAGTGGATAATGGTGTGTTTGGGTTTGTCGGTGGTGTCGCAGGCGTTGTTGATTGTGACGTATCGTGCGCCGTTGATTTTTGTGTCGGCTGTGCTTCTTGGTTTGGGTGTGCAGGGTGCGAAGATTGCGGTGGATACGATTGTGCAGGCGGATACGGCGGATGCTTACCGTGGCCGCGCGTTTGCCTTGTACGACATGATGTACAACGCGGCATTTGTGGGTGCGGCGTTTTTGGCGGCGTTGACGTTGCCGGATACGGGCTGGTCGCCTGCCGTGTTCGCGGGGCTTACGGTTGCATATGTGTTGGCGGCTGCGTGGTATTGGCGCAAGATGAAAGCAATTGATTTTGAGCCGCGTGGGGTTTAG
- a CDS encoding CCA tRNA nucleotidyltransferase: MNKRDITSRQLNQRAQLLAQAQRTLNELPQAIHELGSIFARSGHELAIVGGPVRDAFLGLPVHDFDFTTSARPDETHALLDEWGDSVWDIGKKFGTIGAARDGLVVEVTTYRTESYTPSSRKPDVSYGDSLEGDLTRRDFTVNAMAVRLPQMELVDPTGGLDDLLDGVLDTPAPASQSFDDDPLRIMRACRFASQLGFYVSEPVMKAMGTMAARLEIVSVERIQAELERLMIGRNPRAGLELMVETGVADVVLPELSALQETVDEHGRHKDVYEHTLTVLDQAIALETDEDGPVPRPDFVLRFAAVMHDVGKPATREFQPDGTVTFHAHDIVGARMTAKRMRHLRFDKATTKAVCRLVELHLRFHGYGEQLWSDSAVRRYVADAGPLLERLNRLTRADVTTQNRRKARWLAAGMDDLERRIAELKKQEEIDAIRPDLDGKQIMEILDLKPGREVGEARNYLLQVRIEEGPLGEEEATKRLLQWWENRE; this comes from the coding sequence GTGAACAAACGCGATATCACTTCCCGTCAGCTAAACCAGCGTGCCCAGCTTCTTGCTCAAGCACAGCGAACCTTGAATGAGTTGCCTCAGGCAATCCATGAACTGGGATCTATTTTCGCACGTTCTGGCCACGAATTGGCAATTGTTGGTGGACCTGTGCGAGATGCTTTTCTGGGTTTGCCTGTTCATGACTTTGATTTCACGACGTCGGCACGCCCGGATGAGACGCATGCCCTGCTTGACGAGTGGGGTGATTCGGTGTGGGACATCGGCAAGAAGTTCGGCACGATCGGCGCGGCTCGGGATGGGCTCGTGGTTGAAGTGACGACGTATCGGACGGAGAGTTATACGCCGTCGTCGCGTAAGCCCGATGTGTCCTATGGTGATTCTCTTGAGGGCGATCTGACGCGCCGGGATTTCACGGTGAACGCGATGGCCGTGCGGCTGCCGCAGATGGAGCTCGTGGATCCGACGGGTGGGCTGGACGATCTGCTTGATGGCGTGCTTGATACTCCCGCGCCGGCTTCTCAGTCGTTCGACGACGATCCGCTGCGCATCATGCGTGCCTGCCGGTTTGCCTCCCAGCTGGGCTTTTACGTGTCCGAGCCGGTGATGAAGGCGATGGGTACGATGGCGGCCCGGTTGGAGATCGTGTCGGTGGAGCGTATTCAGGCCGAGCTGGAACGGTTGATGATTGGCCGCAACCCGCGAGCCGGCCTGGAGCTCATGGTGGAAACCGGGGTTGCCGACGTCGTGCTTCCTGAACTGTCGGCGCTGCAGGAAACCGTGGACGAGCACGGCCGGCACAAGGACGTTTACGAGCACACGCTCACCGTGTTGGATCAGGCGATTGCCTTGGAGACCGACGAGGATGGTCCGGTGCCGCGCCCGGATTTCGTGTTGCGTTTCGCGGCGGTCATGCACGACGTCGGAAAGCCGGCGACTCGCGAGTTTCAGCCGGATGGGACGGTCACGTTCCACGCTCACGACATTGTGGGTGCGCGAATGACGGCGAAGCGGATGCGGCATTTGCGGTTTGATAAGGCGACGACGAAGGCCGTGTGCCGTTTGGTTGAACTTCACTTGCGCTTCCATGGCTATGGGGAGCAGCTGTGGAGTGATTCGGCGGTGCGCAGGTATGTGGCTGACGCGGGGCCGCTGCTCGAACGCTTGAATCGGCTGACTCGTGCCGATGTGACCACGCAGAATCGGCGTAAGGCACGCTGGTTGGCCGCTGGTATGGATGATTTGGAGCGGCGTATTGCCGAGCTGAAGAAACAGGAAGAGATTGATGCGATCCGTCCGGATTTGGACGGGAAGCAGATTATGGAAATTCTTGACCTGAAGCCGGGCCGCGAGGTTGGCGAAGCGCGGAACTACCTGTTGCAGGTGCGGATCGAGGAAGGTCCGTTGGGCGAGGAGGAGGCCACGAAGCGGCTGCTGCAGTGGTGGGAGAATCGTGAATAA
- a CDS encoding NUDIX hydrolase, with product MSRNHKGPRRRRQQVRPRRQHLPVVSETSAGGVVVAVHHGQAYVAVIARRNRAGRLEWCLPKGHLEGNETAEEAAIREVSEETGIYGRVLGHLSSIDYWFSDSKRRVHKVVHHFLLEALSGELTVDNDPDQEAEKAEWVRLDAVASRLAYPNERRIIGMAKNLLYGEDL from the coding sequence ATGTCAAGGAATCATAAGGGGCCACGCCGCAGGCGTCAGCAGGTGCGTCCGCGGCGGCAACACTTGCCCGTCGTCAGCGAAACGTCGGCGGGCGGTGTCGTGGTGGCCGTTCACCACGGGCAGGCCTATGTTGCGGTCATCGCACGGCGTAATCGCGCCGGGCGCCTTGAATGGTGCCTACCCAAAGGTCACCTTGAAGGCAATGAAACGGCCGAGGAAGCAGCAATCCGGGAAGTATCGGAAGAAACCGGCATCTACGGCAGGGTGCTCGGCCACCTATCGTCCATCGACTACTGGTTCTCTGACTCCAAGAGGCGGGTGCATAAGGTCGTCCACCACTTCCTCCTTGAAGCGCTCTCGGGTGAGCTGACTGTTGACAACGATCCCGACCAAGAAGCTGAAAAAGCCGAATGGGTAAGGCTCGATGCCGTCGCCTCACGCCTGGCCTATCCCAACGAGCGCCGAATCATCGGAATGGCGAAAAATTTGCTCTACGGGGAGGACCTATGA
- a CDS encoding DUF6049 family protein produces MIGLAVALAMNAQSLTIIDTDGPTLDPGEDLTITVEYRNHSSQPVNLEGFELYAQAGTAISPTSVYSWMSDVTTSWHIADADGTYTVPARDTLTTTITIPREELPWDSGPRGIEVRAVGSTASDRTMITVAPDDVVPYPATVVVPVTSSHQSPINELLWQEEPTASQAESLADYPGLTLLVDPMLKTNKPTHAQRLALPPYDADIAALVDAGRADQIPEGDDVFLPAGLPSLESLEVAASKGLHVLIPDAVYPPARQLTYTPSAVTTLPDQHTPAIATHSVIGSAINGKFVAEPGDAELDLDALDRRQVTVALSAVHQRQRPNDPRPIVVALERGATDEQFAAAQELLSIPWVEPVGLTEISAGEPAPVERVFIDRSEPGPLTADALNKIDAELAKFDALSSIFPDGDNLSAKAREQASFLTGARWREDSVGLNKQISQIAPTPDQLSAISVTTSSPINMISESSELPIPVTNGFNQPAKVTVHLDTPDNRLVATEAVEAELPPGTTTVSIPVEAHGSGNIDAKVYVTNSAGDLVGSPDTLHVRVRADWESTGTVIIASLIGLIFVVGVVKSIRDGRRSEPIEPDDFVAATKRS; encoded by the coding sequence ATGATCGGACTCGCCGTAGCATTGGCAATGAACGCCCAATCCCTCACCATTATTGACACCGATGGTCCCACGTTAGACCCCGGTGAGGATCTGACGATCACGGTCGAATACCGAAACCACAGTTCACAGCCGGTCAACTTGGAAGGTTTCGAACTGTATGCGCAGGCTGGCACGGCAATTTCGCCGACGTCCGTCTATTCGTGGATGAGCGACGTGACGACGTCGTGGCATATTGCCGATGCCGACGGCACCTACACCGTTCCAGCGAGGGACACGTTGACGACGACGATCACGATCCCCCGCGAGGAGCTGCCATGGGATTCGGGTCCGCGCGGGATTGAGGTGCGGGCCGTGGGCAGTACGGCCTCGGATCGTACGATGATCACGGTGGCGCCCGACGACGTCGTCCCCTATCCCGCTACGGTGGTTGTGCCGGTGACGTCATCTCACCAGTCTCCGATCAACGAACTGCTGTGGCAGGAAGAGCCGACAGCTTCGCAGGCCGAAAGCCTTGCCGACTACCCCGGCCTCACTCTGCTCGTTGATCCGATGCTCAAAACCAATAAGCCGACCCATGCGCAACGGCTAGCGTTGCCGCCCTACGACGCCGATATCGCAGCGCTCGTGGATGCCGGGAGGGCCGATCAGATTCCGGAAGGCGACGACGTCTTCCTCCCAGCCGGCTTGCCCTCACTGGAATCGTTAGAGGTCGCCGCCAGTAAAGGCTTGCACGTGCTCATTCCCGACGCCGTCTATCCGCCGGCACGCCAACTGACCTACACGCCCAGTGCGGTCACCACGCTCCCCGATCAACACACGCCGGCGATTGCCACCCATTCCGTGATCGGCTCGGCAATCAACGGGAAGTTCGTGGCCGAACCAGGCGACGCCGAACTTGACCTAGACGCATTGGATCGGCGGCAGGTCACCGTGGCCCTGTCGGCTGTTCACCAACGCCAGCGCCCTAACGATCCGCGCCCGATCGTCGTCGCCTTGGAACGCGGCGCTACTGACGAACAGTTCGCCGCCGCACAAGAATTACTGAGCATCCCGTGGGTGGAACCTGTTGGGCTCACCGAGATCAGCGCGGGCGAACCGGCGCCGGTCGAACGAGTATTTATTGACCGCTCCGAGCCGGGGCCGTTAACCGCGGACGCGCTCAACAAGATCGATGCCGAACTCGCTAAATTCGACGCGCTGAGCAGTATTTTCCCCGACGGCGACAACCTCAGTGCCAAAGCCCGCGAACAGGCCAGTTTCCTTACGGGTGCCAGATGGCGGGAGGATTCTGTGGGCCTTAACAAGCAGATTTCCCAGATCGCACCCACCCCCGACCAGCTGAGCGCGATATCGGTGACGACGTCGTCGCCAATTAATATGATCTCGGAAAGCTCCGAACTGCCGATTCCCGTCACGAACGGTTTCAACCAGCCGGCGAAGGTGACCGTGCATCTTGATACTCCCGACAACCGGTTGGTAGCCACCGAGGCCGTGGAAGCGGAACTACCGCCGGGTACAACAACCGTGTCGATTCCAGTAGAAGCGCACGGTTCTGGCAATATCGATGCCAAGGTATATGTGACGAACAGTGCAGGCGATCTGGTGGGAAGCCCTGATACCTTGCATGTGAGAGTGCGAGCAGATTGGGAGAGTACAGGAACGGTGATCATCGCGAGCCTAATAGGGCTAATATTCGTGGTTGGCGTAGTGAAGTCGATCCGTGATGGCCGCCGCTCCGAACCTATTGAGCCCGATGACTTCGTTGCCGCCACAAAGCGGAGCTAG